The nucleotide sequence GCCCGGCACCGTGGCTCCCCTGATCAGCGCATTACCCCGTCCCGTTCGGCAGTACCGCCGGATCTGTCGCTTGCGCGTTCGCGGGACATTCTCATTCCGGACCTGCATCTCGATGGGCTGCGGGCGGCTACAGATGCACCGCCGATTCAGGTGCGTTCTCGAAAATTCCGATGATCATATGTCTCTACCCATGTTGTCCGAAAGACCCAATCAATCTGTTTTATTGATGCTGGTTTGATGCTTGAACGGCAAATTCGAAGCTGTCTATCAGAACTGAAAATTACTGCGTGTGGTTTGCATGAGGGTGTAAACATGCGCGAGATACACTACGTCCTGGAGGCCTCAAACGGTCCACCACAACGCGCTGAATGTACCGCACTGCAAAATAGAAATATCGGACTCAGACAATATTTCCGCCCGTACATCCCAATTTGAATTTGACATTCTGGCGCAGGATTTGACGGTCAGTGTTGTCGCGAATCAAAATCGGCGAAGATACAGGCAGCGGAGGGTCCGTTCGCATGAGCGCCCATGACAAGGCCGCCACTCCCGTAACAAATCGCGGGACCAAGCCAACTTCGGCGGGTTTCACGACAACCATCCGGTTCGGGACAAACCGAAATCGCGTTGGTCCACCCGACCAATTCGGATCGAGGTTCGAGTGGGGGCCAAACGACCCTCGCTATCATGCGGGAACGATCTCCCTCTCCAAGCCACTTCAAGAAGGGGCCCTGGTGCATGAGAATGCCACAGTGGCGGCCTCTCACGGGCAGATCAATCTAGCGCAGGAGCCAAAGAACGTCATTCGCGACTTTCTGGATAATGCGTCCGGTCGTGAGATGGATGAGCCTGTAAGGCGGAAGCACTCCCTAGTATTCATCCACGGCTATGCCTTCAAGTTCGTGGAGATCGCTGCCGTCGAGGCCGCCATCGTCAACGGCTATGGCTGCCCGAACAACCTGTTCTTCTCCTGGCCTTCGTACGGAGACCACTTCAAGTATCCGGAGGATCGCGACCACGCCTATGGATCCGGCACGGCCGCCGGGCAATTCTTACGGGATCTGCTGGATGAGGTTGCCGCCCTGGCGAATCCTCCCAGACTTAGCCTCGTCTGCCACTC is from Methylobacterium radiodurans and encodes:
- a CDS encoding alpha/beta hydrolase, which encodes MSAHDKAATPVTNRGTKPTSAGFTTTIRFGTNRNRVGPPDQFGSRFEWGPNDPRYHAGTISLSKPLQEGALVHENATVAASHGQINLAQEPKNVIRDFLDNASGREMDEPVRRKHSLVFIHGYAFKFVEIAAVEAAIVNGYGCPNNLFFSWPSYGDHFKYPEDRDHAYGSGTAAGQFLRDLLDEVAALANPPRLSLVCHSMGNRVMSSIAQALKDPKYLKPYFEHILLFAADEDYEAFQKPSKLQPVLKMYKSSLNIYTNGNDGALAAGQLANDGTPELGQHGPYSFPIQDENGVTLTNAFWLNCTEVADSIILTLGHQYFRLSKEVMADARHVLEGMPPETIPGRNRDAGYGGLRYTIRPA